From Cotesia glomerata isolate CgM1 linkage group LG2, MPM_Cglom_v2.3, whole genome shotgun sequence, a single genomic window includes:
- the LOC123258882 gene encoding E3 ubiquitin-protein ligase RNF126-A translates to MAEAVVDGTSMSRFFCHKCSIEIERLLPDYTCPNCASGFIERLENAEDHDANMEMNSEDFNDIDFDQIYMDLPEMIPSSQLHDSSSEGNTRRDRRRRDVLFNRYGHSRHRRRTMTHENLLQEFLLNLTGVNIQRPMNASRQAPVFFLGNPGDYVWGRDGLDTIVTELLNQLDGSGPPPLSRNQIEEIPTTSIVQSHIDCKLQCSICWEDFILSEFVRQLPCKHLYHAPCIVPWLELHGTCPICRQNLGDESTVDESQDEVGPSLAALFRAANQLSSRSSTSSTAPSNNSTNDSMNEM, encoded by the exons aTGGCCGAAGCTGTAGTGGATGGCACTTCAATGTCCCGATTTTTTTGTCACAAATGCAGCATTGAGATTGAACGTTTATTACCG GATTATACATGTCCAAACTGTGCCAGTGGTTTCATAGAAAGACTCGAGAATGCAGAAGATCATGATGCTAACATGGAAATGAATTCCGAAGACTTCAATGATATTGATTTCGAT CAAATATACATGGATTTACCTGAAATGATTCCATCCTCGCAACTTCATGACTCTTCATCTGAAGGCAACACTCGTAGAGATAGAAGGCGACGGGACGTTCTTTTTAATAG GTATGGGCATTCTCGTCATAGACGACGAACAATGACACATGAAAATCTACTTCAAgaatttcttttgaatttaacTGGAGTTAATATCCAACGCCCAATGAATGCAAGCAGGCAGGCCCCTGT ATTTTTCCTGGGTAATCCTGGTGATTATGTATGGGGAAGAGATGGCTTAGATACCATTGTCACGGAGTTGTTGAATCAATTAGACGGAAGTGGCCCTCCACCGTTATCACGAAACCAAATTGAAGAAATCCCTACTACATCGATAGTTCAGTCTCATATTG attGTAAGCTGCAATGCTCGATTTGTTGGGAGGATTTTATTTTGTCGGAGTTTGTTCGACAATTACCATGCAAACATCTATATCATGCACCGTGTATTGTTCCCTGGCTTGAATTG cATGGTACTTGTCCAATCTGTCGGCAAAACCTTGGTGATGAAAGTACAGTTGATGAAAGTCAAGATGAAGTTGGACCAAGTTTAGCAGCTCTTTTTcg